A window from Mesorhizobium sp. WSM2240 encodes these proteins:
- a CDS encoding adenylate/guanylate cyclase domain-containing protein yields the protein MADWHYTRQLATIISIDAVGFSRLMGLDDVSAVAAFEERRNIIIESCGVFGGRTFGAAGDSIMAEFGNPIEALRAAFHFQDRIATLNASADDNMRMPFRAGINTGDVIVRDDCLYGDDVNIAARIQEFAPHNGIAISETAWQHVKDKSTAEFTDLGEFLLKNIALPVRVLIAARGGNGGAPARPRMLSHLAASPQGHLSSGPPAIAVLPFRNDSNERDIDYIADGIAEDIIYGLSNTRWISVIAKSSSFQFRDDALGAPAIGNVLGARYVVGGGLGRSGGNIRLNASLVDASNGRLVWSRRFERELVDIFKLQDEIGSEIVSMLEKEVDRVEQTRTFQVPWESLETWQLVRRGRWHMSRRTRKDTELAREFFEKAYLEDPNSSAVLNELAWWHFWRAWLRFGDSDELEKVTSYARKALLVDSQDARPHAYLGVTDIMRGQPKSALDHLEDALHINPSFAFARSAKGSAHLLLGEARKAIPLFQDVERLSPFDLYAFHNLGELAVAYCFIHDWTSAIETADRSLSLSPGYFYARFAKIGALMRSGQREAAVRELAVFQTRHPDFSSQRVGWIPFVDKAANEFLIENFEMARMAAPHEGNRLQIEDAGHL from the coding sequence ATGGCTGATTGGCACTACACCCGTCAGCTAGCTACCATCATTTCAATAGACGCGGTTGGCTTTTCGCGGCTGATGGGCCTCGACGATGTGTCCGCCGTGGCCGCGTTCGAGGAACGACGCAACATCATAATCGAAAGCTGCGGCGTGTTTGGCGGCAGGACGTTCGGCGCGGCCGGCGACAGCATCATGGCGGAATTCGGCAACCCAATCGAAGCGCTGCGCGCCGCGTTCCATTTTCAGGACAGGATCGCCACCCTCAACGCCTCGGCGGACGACAATATGCGGATGCCGTTCAGGGCCGGCATCAACACCGGCGACGTTATCGTCCGGGACGACTGCCTCTATGGCGACGACGTCAACATCGCGGCCAGGATCCAGGAATTCGCACCTCACAACGGCATCGCAATCTCGGAAACCGCCTGGCAACATGTGAAGGACAAGTCCACGGCCGAGTTTACCGATCTCGGCGAATTCCTGCTCAAGAACATCGCCCTGCCGGTTCGCGTGCTGATCGCAGCCCGTGGTGGAAATGGAGGAGCGCCGGCCAGGCCGCGAATGCTCAGCCATCTGGCAGCTTCCCCGCAAGGACATCTTTCAAGCGGCCCTCCTGCAATCGCGGTGCTGCCGTTCCGCAACGACAGCAACGAGCGCGACATCGATTACATTGCCGACGGCATCGCCGAAGACATCATTTACGGCCTGTCCAACACAAGATGGATCTCGGTGATCGCCAAGAGCTCCAGTTTCCAGTTCCGTGATGACGCGCTTGGCGCCCCGGCGATCGGCAATGTGCTCGGCGCCCGCTACGTGGTTGGCGGCGGATTGGGCCGCAGCGGCGGGAATATCCGGCTGAATGCAAGCCTGGTGGATGCGTCGAACGGCAGGCTGGTGTGGTCGCGGCGTTTCGAACGCGAACTGGTCGACATTTTCAAGCTGCAGGACGAGATCGGCAGCGAGATCGTCTCCATGCTCGAAAAGGAGGTCGACCGGGTCGAGCAGACGCGCACTTTCCAGGTGCCCTGGGAAAGCCTGGAAACCTGGCAATTGGTCCGGCGAGGCCGCTGGCACATGAGCCGTCGCACGCGCAAGGACACGGAACTCGCCCGCGAATTCTTCGAAAAGGCCTATCTCGAGGATCCCAATTCCAGCGCGGTTCTCAACGAACTGGCCTGGTGGCACTTCTGGCGCGCCTGGCTTCGCTTCGGCGACAGCGATGAACTCGAGAAGGTTACCAGCTATGCGCGCAAGGCGCTGCTTGTGGACAGCCAGGATGCGCGCCCACATGCATATCTCGGTGTCACCGACATCATGCGTGGGCAGCCGAAATCGGCGCTCGACCATCTGGAGGATGCGCTTCACATCAATCCCAGTTTCGCCTTTGCGCGGTCGGCCAAGGGCAGCGCCCATCTTCTTCTGGGGGAAGCCAGGAAAGCGATCCCGCTCTTTCAGGACGTGGAGCGGTTGAGTCCGTTCGACCTTTACGCTTTCCACAATCTGGGAGAACTGGCCGTCGCCTATTGCTTCATCCATGACTGGACTTCGGCAATCGAAACGGCCGACCGCTCCCTCAGCCTTTCGCCCGGCTATTTCTATGCGAGGTTCGCCAAGATCGGCGCCCTGATGCGAAGCGGCCAGCGCGAGGCGGCCGTGCGGGAATTGGCGGTATTCCAGACCAGGCATCCGGACTTCTCCAGTCAGCGGGTGGGCTGGATTCCGTTCGTCGACAAGGCAGCGAATGAGTTTCTGATCGAGAATTTCGAGATGGCGAGAATGGCTGCGCCGCACGAGGGAAACCGCCTGCAAATCGAGGATGCCGGCCATTTGTGA